In Equus caballus isolate H_3958 breed thoroughbred chromosome 7, TB-T2T, whole genome shotgun sequence, one DNA window encodes the following:
- the MRPL17 gene encoding large ribosomal subunit protein bL17m, with product MRLSVAAAISHGRVFRRLGLGPESRIHMLRNLLTGLVRHERIEASWARVDEMRGYAEKLIDYGKLGDTNERAMRMADFWLTEKDLIPKLFQVLAPRYQGQNGGYTRMLQIPNRSKQDRAKMAVIEYKGNCLPPLPLPRRDSNLTLLNQLLQGLRQDQKASIHSSHAAQTPGI from the exons ATGCGGCTCTCGGTCGCAGCCGCCATCTCCCATGGCCGCGTATTCCGCCGCCTGGGCCTTGGTCCCGAGTCCCGCATCCATATGTTGCGTAACTTGCTTACGGGACTGGTGCGACACGAACGCATCGAGGCGTCATGGGCACGCGTGGACGAGATGAGGGGCTATGCCGAGAAG CTCATCGACTATGGGAAGCTGGGAGACACCAACGAAAGAGCCATGCGCATGGCTGACTTCTGGCTCACG GAGAAAGACTTGATCCCAAAGCTGTTTCAAGTACTGGCCCCTCGGTACCAAGGTCAGAATGGGGGCTACACGAGAATGCTGCAGATCCCAAATCGGAGTAAGCAGGATCGGGCCAAGATGGCGGTGATCGAGTATAAAGGGAACTGCCttccacccctgcccctgcctcgcAGAGACAGCAACCTTACACTCCTGAACCAGCTGCTGCAGGGGCTGCGGCAGGACCAGAAAGCAAGCATCCACAGCTCCCACGCAGCCCAAACACCAGGGATTTAA